CGGAAACGCTGGCGACCGAGGGTTTCAAAGTGTCGCCTCGCCTTGCCTCCCTCATCGCGTCCGAGGGCGACCGGTTGAAGAAATATCCAGAGGCCCGGTCCTATTTCTTTGACACCTCCGGGGCCGCCCTGCAGACCGGTGCCCTGTTGAAGAACCCGGCCTATGCCGAGACACTCGCAACGCTCGCCAAAAGCGGCGCCGATGCCTTTTACAAGGGGAGGATCGCCGAGGCGGTCGTCAAGACCGTGCGCGAGGCGACCGACAATCCCGGCGTGCTGTCGCTTTCCGATCTTTCCAACTATCGCGTCATCGAGCGCGAGCCGGTCTGCTTCATCTATCGTGCTCTTGACGTTTGCGGCATGGGGCCGCCATCGTCGGGCGGCATCGCCATCGGCCAGATGCTCGGCATGGCGGAGAGTTTTGATCTCAAGTCCCTGGGGCCGAAAAATGTCGAAAGCTGGCGCCTTATCGGCGATGCGCAGCGCCTCGCCTTCGCCGACCGCGAGCGTTATGTCGCTGACACCGATTTTGTGCCGCTACCGATCAAGGGCCTGCTGGACAAGACTTATCTCGGCGAGAGGGCAAAACTGCTCGACGGCGACAGGGCGCTGGCCAAGGATGCCGTCAAGGCCGGCGAACCGGAATGGGACCACGCGCTGCTTTTCGGCCGGGATGCCGCACTCGAATTGCCCTCTACCAGCCATTTTGTCATTGTCGACAAGGAGGGCAACGTGGTCTCGATGACGACGACGATCGAAAGCGGCTTCGGCTCGCGTCTGATGACGAACGGCTTCCTGCTCAATAACGAGTTGACGGACTTTTCCTTCAAGACACATGACGGCGGCCTGCCGATCGCCAACCGCGTCGAGCCTGGCAAACGGCCGCGCTCCTCCATGGCGCCGACTATCGTGATGAAGGATGGCAAGCCGCTACTCGCCATTGGTTCGCCCGGCGGCAGCCAGATCATCGGCTACGTGGCGCAGGCGCTGATCGCCTATATTGACTGGGGCATGCCGGTTGAGGCGATTGTCGCCCAGCCGCACCTCATCAACCGCTTCGGCACCTACGACATCGAGGCCGGCACTAGCGCGGAAGATCTGGTCGAGCCGCTGAAGGCGCTCGGTTACGAGGTGAAACCGGGTGAGTTGAATTCCGGTTTGCATGCCATCGAGATCACTGCGCAAGGTTTGGCAGGTAGCGCCGATCCAAGGCGTGAGGGAGCCGTTATGGGGGAGTGAACGCTCCGACCGCGGAAAGACGGCGACCTCGGGAGATTGACCAATGGAGGACGGCATGAACACCTTCGACCTTTATTACTGGCCAGTTCCATTTCGAGGCCAGCTCATCCGCGGAATTCTGGCCCATTGTGGGTGCTCCTGGGATGAACACGATGTCGATGCGATTGAAGGTCTTATGGATTGCGGGGCGGAAAAGCAGCCGGTTGCCTTCATGGGGCCACCGGTTCTGATTGACCGCGAGCGCAATTTCGCGATCTCTCAGATGCCGGCGATCGCCATCTACCTCGGTGAGCGGCTAGATATCCTGCCGGCAACTGTTGAGGGCCGCACGCTCAGTGCCAAGATCGTCAATGACGCCAATGACGTCCTCGATGAGTTAACCCTCAACGGCGGGCGCGAGATGTGGACGCCTGAAAAGTGGCAGGAGTTCGTCCCGCGTCTTCAAAAATGGATCCGTATTTTCGCGGATACCGGAGCACGGAACGGCTTGAGCGCTGCTTCGGGCTTTATGCTGGGGACGGAAAAGATCGGGGTTGCAGATATAGTGACAGCAATCCTTTGGACAACTGTAGCTGACCGATTCCCGGCCATTAAGGGCATCATCGAGGACACCTCACCCATAATCTGGGGTCTCTCCAGGAGAGTGGTAGCTACAGCTCCGCTGGCTGCTCTGAACAGTAAAAGTTTCGAAGAATATGGCAACGCTTATTGCGGCGGAGAAATTGAGAAATCGCTCCGAAAGGTAGCAAGTTGAGTTACATCTGCGGGGCGCCACCACCATGTCTGTTTACTGCGGGTCCAAGGTCTTGAGGGCGTTGGAATTTTCAGCACTCTATCATGTTCGACCAAGTATGGGGTTTCGTGGTGGAAGACAGTCTCGTCCTCAAACGGCAGCGCAATATCTTCGTGGTTTTTCCTGCGCTCCTGACCGAACTTGCACTTGGTCACAGGACGTAGCAGCGAATAATGAGGTTTTCACGCACCCACCTGATGCGTGAATGAACCGATCAGCAAAA
This genomic interval from Agrobacterium fabrum str. C58 contains the following:
- the gst gene encoding glutathione S-transferase, whose translation is MNTFDLYYWPVPFRGQLIRGILAHCGCSWDEHDVDAIEGLMDCGAEKQPVAFMGPPVLIDRERNFAISQMPAIAIYLGERLDILPATVEGRTLSAKIVNDANDVLDELTLNGGREMWTPEKWQEFVPRLQKWIRIFADTGARNGLSAASGFMLGTEKIGVADIVTAILWTTVADRFPAIKGIIEDTSPIIWGLSRRVVATAPLAALNSKSFEEYGNAYCGGEIEKSLRKVAS
- the ggt gene encoding gamma-glutamyltransferase, with the translated sequence MKMRFLSEAFLALMLSTAITSAQQASDTVAPEKATAVATARRVESRSFMVAAANPLAAEAGRDVIAAGGNAIDAMVAVQTVLGLVEPQSSGLGGGAFLVYYHAKNGKLTTLDGRETAPMDATPKLFLDDKGQPLKFMDAVVGGRSVGTPGTVRLLEEAHKRYGKADWASLLKPAETLATEGFKVSPRLASLIASEGDRLKKYPEARSYFFDTSGAALQTGALLKNPAYAETLATLAKSGADAFYKGRIAEAVVKTVREATDNPGVLSLSDLSNYRVIEREPVCFIYRALDVCGMGPPSSGGIAIGQMLGMAESFDLKSLGPKNVESWRLIGDAQRLAFADRERYVADTDFVPLPIKGLLDKTYLGERAKLLDGDRALAKDAVKAGEPEWDHALLFGRDAALELPSTSHFVIVDKEGNVVSMTTTIESGFGSRLMTNGFLLNNELTDFSFKTHDGGLPIANRVEPGKRPRSSMAPTIVMKDGKPLLAIGSPGGSQIIGYVAQALIAYIDWGMPVEAIVAQPHLINRFGTYDIEAGTSAEDLVEPLKALGYEVKPGELNSGLHAIEITAQGLAGSADPRREGAVMGE